One genomic segment of Methanobacterium spitsbergense includes these proteins:
- a CDS encoding histidine kinase dimerization/phosphoacceptor domain -containing protein, whose amino-acid sequence MYRERNLIIEKSILGSEKGCELIFDAIPDLIAILDTDHRIVKVNKAMADKVNKSPNTLMGTICYHAVHNSEKPPANCPHAQLLKDGLEHSSEIYEENLGGYFIVTASPISDNDGKLIGSIHIAHDITKRKEIEEKLEKTLQEKDILMKEIYHRVKNNLMVISSLLSLQSRYIKDKDTKEIFRESQNRAKSMALIHEKLYKSEDLKHINFTEYLQKLSNDLYNTYTTDKNLVKLVLDVDNIILDVEISIPLGLILNELLTNSLKHAFPDGRNGEIKVELHLEEDSRYYLSVADNGIGLPKDLNLQKTGTLGMQIINSLTEQINGKLVLDSNMGTKFTIFFNDQEEID is encoded by the coding sequence ATGTACAGAGAAAGGAATTTAATAATAGAAAAAAGCATTTTAGGTTCAGAAAAAGGATGCGAACTCATATTTGATGCAATTCCTGATTTAATTGCTATACTTGATACTGATCATAGGATTGTCAAAGTTAACAAGGCAATGGCAGATAAGGTTAATAAATCCCCCAATACACTGATGGGGACCATATGTTACCATGCAGTACATAACTCTGAAAAACCACCCGCTAACTGTCCACATGCACAGCTCCTAAAAGATGGGTTGGAACATTCCTCGGAAATTTATGAGGAAAATCTTGGAGGCTACTTCATTGTTACTGCATCTCCAATTAGTGACAATGATGGTAAATTAATTGGAAGTATTCATATTGCACATGATATCACCAAACGAAAAGAAATAGAAGAAAAACTTGAAAAAACACTTCAGGAAAAGGATATCCTGATGAAAGAAATATACCACAGGGTAAAAAATAATCTTATGGTAATATCAAGCCTTCTAAGCCTTCAATCTAGATATATTAAAGATAAAGACACCAAGGAAATTTTCAGGGAAAGTCAAAACAGAGCCAAATCAATGGCATTGATACATGAAAAGCTCTATAAATCAGAGGATCTTAAACATATAAATTTCACTGAGTACCTTCAAAAACTTTCAAATGACCTGTATAACACATACACCACCGATAAAAATCTTGTGAAACTTGTTTTAGATGTGGATAATATCATATTAGATGTTGAAATTTCAATTCCTCTTGGATTAATCCTAAATGAATTACTAACCAACTCCTTGAAGCATGCATTTCCAGATGGTAGAAATGGCGAAATAAAGGTAGAACTGCACTTGGAAGAGGATAGTCGATATTATCTTTCTGTAGCGGATAATGGAATTGGTCTTCCTAAAGATCTGAATCTCCAAAAAACAGGAACACTGGGAATGCAAATAATAAACAGTTTAACAGAGCAGATAAATGGGAAACTAGTCCTCGACTCAAATATGGGTACTAAATTTACCATATTTTTCAATGATCAAGAAGAAATTGATTAA
- a CDS encoding DUF3320 domain-containing protein, which yields MEESANVNIEVKIGALRKNLLDLTMRNKLLNFKPQARSIRVVDEIPTEIYQLMVLEDKKLRFMPRQANESNKKTIVKNLEEKNNFDQNAIDENNVDIDSTDETPVKLDSERIDKEELKLKKLDISDKEASLLWKLPLPNQKVGKKHRNLLLQTNHEAEELQKRLFYINQQSKSMLEEQGYNILYLALGFLEWNENNEPDVMRRAPLILIPVTLERKKVRGSFKLVWTGEDIIPNISLQEKLLEHGIELPDFEMPEQKEGIYHYFESVVEAIEPMKNWKIIYDIYLNFFSFTKFVMYKDLDPESWYGLSITENSIIRALFDHPEDLNGSEFHEEDVDKRLRSDKIYHVVDADSSQIAVIEESKSGKNMVVEGPPGTGKSQTIVNLISELIANDKTVLFVSEKMAALEVVKNRLDNIGLGEFCLELHSHKSNKKNVLKGLERSIYSHQEPLRSLDEEFDELERLKMELNQYNHVLHTPLGKSGFSPFKLFGMKEEAIQHFKKVKRNIPRAHIINPEQHSSKEWKSAISTLKNVSEVIKPLKPISKNPWYNTEPGTILPTDKEDIIELLKNCVSTLNDVEADLYELVELTGIRKPLNKSEMDNSIKIAVLIASPVTTDPEVLNNPLWEIGRSDIIKIIDLLDVFNSNNEKLKKRFKNGVLNTDIQHLIDEYMETSTKFLKTFRGRYKKSKDKIAQLYNDTVPEEDQIIISDLESLKECQQILKKIDELDAEAREVFGKEWKGHKTDLEKIKELAEWVLTLKKLLKTGKITERTFDIITNEPDSAKINGSIQKLSKDYNKFLNVYNEIKKYIKIDEELVFGRKSRLVQFHALESKMEDYQKGMPLLQKWSQLTAILAEKPSEIVNPIIELIKADKIEIEDIIPCLKANFADDLLRNAFLNNPVLANFIGEIHERKISRFIDLDRNVISLNRRRIANIISGHRPQINSVASRNSELGILLSEFNRKRGHMPIRKLLSNAGGLIQRIKPCFMMSPLSVAQFIDPKNSQDLRFDVVIFDEASQVKPEDALGAFLRANQAVVMGDTRQLPPTSFFDIMLETDENEDYEIASLSDMESILHLCKGRFPTKMLRWHYRSRHESLIALSNQEFYDNNLLIYPSPCHETTTLGLKFEYMEDTVYDRGRSSSNRQEARRVVEAAGDHYKKYGESKSLGIGTFNIKQQQAILEEVELYLRKHPKLEKYFSSDMDEHFFVKNLETIQGDERDVIFISVGYGKDENGHLSLNFGPLNREGGERRLNVLITRAREKCIVFSNFRHSEMNLNENAAFGLRALKSFLKYSETKRLESTYQSGEDTETAFEDSLFQFLKAHKYDVHKQVGCAGFRIDLAVLDPSDNGRYLLGIECDGESYHSSPVSRDRDRLRQQILEGLGWHIYRVWSTDWYRNRAESEKRLLKAVENAKNLKPIVSNVDEKSEVSLEDRLSEEYEPAYEKNIPDQKKPTTIINELSNELPVFDETYNKVNEISEDTLNENREVAENLIDNNDSMEDPDPVKDYTTCVELGIPISGQIHEKSNSELANVVCQIVDVEGPVHISEVVRRIRIAWGLKRAGKRIQDAIMEGIMQAQENGVVTVKDEFLYPNNRPIIVRRRSGDPPAKINLICDDEIAEAAKIVIKTQYASPMDEIVRQTSRLFGIKVTRGATAKRIEIVVQKLIDEGELEMQSNNMVNLSKS from the coding sequence ATGGAAGAATCTGCAAATGTGAACATAGAGGTTAAGATAGGGGCACTTAGAAAAAATTTGTTAGATTTGACCATGAGAAACAAGCTTCTTAACTTCAAACCTCAAGCCAGATCAATAAGGGTAGTTGATGAAATTCCAACAGAGATATACCAGTTAATGGTTTTAGAAGACAAAAAATTACGATTCATGCCCAGACAGGCCAATGAATCCAATAAAAAAACAATTGTCAAAAATCTTGAGGAAAAAAATAACTTTGATCAAAATGCAATAGATGAAAATAATGTTGATATCGATAGCACCGATGAAACTCCAGTAAAATTAGACTCTGAAAGAATTGACAAAGAAGAATTAAAACTTAAAAAATTGGATATCAGTGATAAAGAAGCTTCATTATTATGGAAATTACCACTACCCAATCAAAAGGTAGGAAAAAAACATAGAAATCTACTTTTACAAACCAATCATGAAGCTGAAGAACTTCAAAAACGTCTTTTTTACATTAATCAACAGTCAAAATCTATGCTTGAAGAACAGGGATATAATATACTGTATCTGGCATTAGGATTCCTTGAATGGAATGAAAATAATGAACCTGATGTTATGAGGAGAGCACCTTTGATCCTCATACCTGTAACACTTGAGCGTAAAAAAGTAAGGGGCTCTTTCAAATTAGTTTGGACTGGTGAAGATATCATACCAAACATTTCTCTCCAAGAAAAACTACTTGAACATGGAATAGAATTACCTGATTTTGAAATGCCCGAACAAAAAGAAGGGATATATCATTACTTTGAATCAGTTGTTGAAGCTATAGAACCAATGAAAAACTGGAAGATTATTTATGATATATACTTGAACTTCTTCAGTTTCACTAAGTTTGTTATGTACAAGGATCTTGACCCTGAAAGCTGGTATGGGTTGTCAATTACAGAAAATAGTATTATTAGAGCTTTATTTGATCATCCTGAAGATTTGAATGGATCAGAGTTCCATGAAGAGGATGTGGATAAAAGACTTAGATCAGATAAAATTTATCATGTAGTTGATGCGGATTCTTCTCAGATAGCTGTTATAGAAGAGTCAAAATCTGGAAAAAACATGGTTGTAGAGGGTCCTCCAGGCACAGGAAAATCCCAGACAATTGTGAATCTTATTTCTGAGTTAATAGCCAATGACAAGACAGTTCTATTTGTTAGTGAAAAAATGGCTGCTTTAGAAGTAGTTAAAAATCGTTTAGACAATATTGGATTGGGAGAGTTTTGTCTTGAACTTCATAGCCATAAATCCAACAAGAAAAATGTTTTAAAAGGCCTTGAAAGAAGCATTTATAGTCATCAGGAGCCTCTTCGTTCTCTTGACGAGGAATTTGACGAACTTGAGAGACTGAAAATGGAACTGAATCAGTACAATCATGTACTGCATACACCTCTTGGAAAATCTGGTTTTTCACCTTTCAAGCTATTTGGTATGAAGGAAGAAGCAATTCAACACTTCAAAAAAGTTAAACGGAATATTCCAAGGGCACATATCATAAACCCTGAACAGCACAGCTCCAAAGAATGGAAAAGTGCTATTTCAACACTTAAAAATGTATCAGAAGTTATTAAACCCCTTAAACCCATTTCAAAAAATCCATGGTACAATACAGAACCAGGAACCATTCTTCCAACAGATAAGGAAGATATTATCGAACTTCTAAAAAATTGTGTTTCAACATTGAACGATGTTGAAGCTGATCTCTACGAACTGGTGGAATTGACAGGTATCAGAAAACCATTAAATAAAAGCGAAATGGATAATTCAATTAAAATAGCTGTTTTAATTGCTTCACCTGTCACAACAGACCCAGAAGTACTTAACAATCCACTCTGGGAAATTGGAAGAAGCGACATTATTAAGATTATAGATTTACTAGACGTTTTTAACTCCAACAATGAAAAACTTAAAAAAAGGTTTAAAAATGGAGTTTTAAATACAGATATCCAACATTTGATTGATGAATACATGGAAACCTCTACAAAATTCCTAAAAACATTTAGAGGCAGATATAAAAAATCCAAAGACAAAATTGCACAACTTTACAATGATACTGTTCCTGAAGAAGACCAGATTATAATTAGCGATCTGGAATCGTTGAAAGAATGTCAGCAAATTCTTAAAAAGATAGATGAACTTGATGCTGAAGCTAGAGAAGTATTTGGAAAAGAGTGGAAGGGACATAAAACAGATCTTGAAAAAATAAAAGAACTTGCTGAATGGGTATTGACTCTTAAAAAACTATTAAAAACGGGTAAAATAACAGAAAGAACCTTTGATATAATTACAAATGAACCAGATTCCGCTAAGATCAATGGTTCTATTCAAAAACTTTCCAAGGACTATAATAAATTTCTAAATGTTTACAATGAAATTAAAAAGTATATTAAAATAGATGAAGAACTGGTGTTTGGACGCAAATCAAGATTGGTCCAATTCCATGCATTAGAATCTAAAATGGAAGATTACCAAAAAGGAATGCCACTTCTACAAAAATGGTCTCAATTAACAGCAATTTTAGCTGAAAAACCTAGTGAGATTGTTAATCCTATAATAGAACTGATAAAAGCAGATAAAATTGAAATTGAAGATATAATTCCCTGTTTAAAGGCCAACTTTGCAGACGATCTTCTGAGAAATGCTTTCCTAAACAATCCTGTTCTAGCCAATTTCATTGGGGAAATTCACGAGCGCAAGATCAGCAGGTTCATTGATCTTGACAGGAATGTTATTTCCCTTAACCGAAGAAGAATAGCCAATATAATATCTGGACATAGACCCCAAATAAATAGTGTTGCTTCTCGTAATTCTGAATTAGGAATTCTTTTAAGTGAATTCAACAGGAAAAGGGGGCACATGCCCATTAGGAAACTTTTATCCAATGCAGGTGGACTAATACAGAGGATTAAACCCTGCTTTATGATGAGTCCTCTTTCTGTTGCACAGTTCATTGATCCAAAGAATTCGCAGGATCTGCGCTTCGATGTAGTGATTTTTGATGAAGCAAGTCAAGTAAAACCCGAAGATGCTCTTGGAGCATTTTTAAGAGCCAATCAAGCCGTTGTAATGGGTGATACTCGTCAGCTGCCACCAACATCATTTTTTGATATAATGTTAGAGACAGATGAAAATGAAGATTATGAAATTGCATCGCTTTCAGATATGGAAAGTATACTCCATCTCTGTAAGGGAAGATTTCCTACAAAAATGTTGAGGTGGCACTACAGAAGCAGACATGAATCACTCATAGCTTTATCAAATCAAGAATTCTATGATAATAATTTATTGATTTATCCTTCACCATGTCATGAAACAACTACCCTTGGTTTGAAGTTTGAGTATATGGAAGATACAGTATATGATCGAGGAAGAAGTTCATCTAATAGACAAGAAGCAAGAAGGGTTGTTGAAGCTGCAGGTGATCACTACAAAAAGTATGGTGAAAGTAAGAGCCTAGGTATAGGAACTTTCAATATTAAACAACAGCAAGCAATTCTTGAAGAAGTTGAACTTTACCTTAGAAAACATCCTAAACTCGAAAAGTATTTTTCAAGTGATATGGACGAACATTTCTTTGTTAAAAATCTTGAAACAATTCAAGGTGATGAAAGAGATGTAATATTTATTAGTGTAGGGTATGGGAAAGATGAAAATGGACATTTGAGTTTAAACTTCGGGCCTTTAAATAGAGAGGGCGGTGAAAGACGTTTAAATGTTTTAATTACACGTGCACGGGAAAAATGCATTGTATTCTCAAATTTCAGACACTCAGAAATGAATTTGAATGAAAATGCTGCCTTTGGACTCAGGGCACTGAAATCATTCCTTAAATATTCGGAAACTAAAAGACTGGAAAGCACTTATCAATCAGGAGAAGATACTGAAACTGCATTCGAAGATTCACTCTTCCAGTTTTTAAAAGCACACAAATATGATGTTCATAAACAGGTTGGTTGTGCAGGTTTCAGAATAGATCTTGCAGTTTTAGATCCTTCTGATAATGGGAGATATTTACTTGGAATTGAATGTGATGGAGAAAGTTATCATAGTTCACCTGTTTCAAGGGATAGGGACAGACTCCGCCAGCAGATACTTGAGGGATTAGGATGGCATATATACAGAGTATGGTCCACAGATTGGTACAGAAATCGTGCTGAATCAGAAAAAAGACTTTTAAAAGCTGTTGAGAATGCTAAGAATCTGAAACCCATTGTGAGTAATGTTGATGAAAAATCTGAGGTCTCGCTTGAAGATAGGTTATCAGAAGAATATGAACCAGCATATGAAAAGAATATTCCTGATCAAAAGAAACCAACAACAATAATCAATGAGCTATCCAATGAATTACCAGTTTTTGATGAAACCTACAACAAAGTAAATGAAATATCAGAAGACACATTGAATGAAAATCGAGAAGTAGCTGAAAACCTAATTGATAATAATGATTCCATGGAAGACCCCGATCCTGTTAAGGATTATACTACTTGTGTAGAACTTGGAATCCCTATAAGTGGCCAGATACATGAAAAATCAAATTCTGAACTTGCAAATGTGGTGTGTCAAATAGTTGATGTTGAAGGACCAGTTCATATAAGCGAAGTTGTAAGACGTATAAGGATAGCATGGGGGCTTAAAAGAGCAGGGAAAAGAATTCAAGATGCCATAATGGAAGGCATAATGCAAGCACAGGAAAATGGAGTTGTGACAGTTAAAGATGAATTTTTATACCCTAATAATCGTCCCATAATTGTACGTCGCCGCTCTGGAGATCCACCTGCAAAAATAAATCTGATATGTGATGATGAAATTGCTGAAGCAGCAAAAATTGTTATCAAAACTCAATATGCATCACCAATGGACGAAATAGTAAGACAAACCTCCAGACTATTTGGAATCAAAGTAACTCGAGGAGCAACAGCAAAGCGCATTGAAATAGTGGTTCAAAAACTTATTGATGAAGGTGAACTGGAAATGCAATCTAATAATATGGTAAATCTTTCAAAATCATAA
- a CDS encoding DUF5591 domain-containing protein, with the protein MKIPCITDESLYRPEAVRWRERMNLLQPVGDVVVVLPCSMRKPYSSSKSHTIFMRATKNIQEAILTSPFGVCPREMERTYPIQSYDTSTTGDWSKEEIDVTGECLKNYVAGKNVIAHVSGGYKDVCEAYLDDAVYTCNDGRTTSWDSMDNLKMEVKKYPRVKTKEKRLKGFRSIARYQFRTSKADLLIPEGTKAVGRFTRRMLYEKEQLATLSFETGLYSLNLKGGEKLKEIGVNWVEIDFDMKTNTLFNPGVINADPNIIPKDEVVILRDNDVVGVGKAVLSGEEMIKSTKGVGVRVRHRVK; encoded by the coding sequence ATGAAAATCCCATGTATTACAGATGAATCACTTTATAGACCAGAAGCAGTTAGATGGAGAGAAAGAATGAACTTGCTCCAACCAGTTGGAGATGTAGTTGTTGTATTACCATGCAGTATGCGAAAACCCTATTCTTCGTCTAAATCCCACACCATTTTTATGAGAGCAACAAAAAATATTCAGGAAGCTATTTTAACCTCTCCGTTTGGTGTTTGTCCCCGTGAAATGGAACGTACATATCCTATACAATCATATGATACATCAACAACAGGAGACTGGTCAAAGGAAGAAATAGACGTAACAGGAGAATGTTTAAAAAATTATGTAGCAGGAAAAAATGTTATAGCCCATGTTTCTGGTGGTTACAAAGATGTGTGCGAAGCATATTTGGATGATGCAGTATACACCTGCAATGATGGGAGAACAACATCATGGGATTCTATGGATAATCTTAAAATGGAAGTTAAAAAATATCCCCGGGTTAAAACCAAAGAAAAACGATTAAAAGGATTCAGATCCATTGCAAGATACCAGTTTAGAACCTCCAAAGCAGATTTATTAATTCCCGAAGGAACCAAAGCTGTTGGAAGATTCACCAGGAGAATGTTATATGAAAAAGAACAATTAGCCACATTATCCTTTGAAACCGGTTTATATTCGCTTAATTTAAAAGGCGGTGAGAAATTAAAGGAAATTGGTGTAAACTGGGTGGAAATTGATTTTGATATGAAAACGAATACACTCTTCAATCCCGGTGTAATTAATGCAGACCCCAATATAATACCCAAAGATGAAGTTGTAATCTTAAGAGACAACGATGTGGTGGGAGTTGGTAAAGCTGTATTAAGTGGTGAAGAAATGATAAAATCAACCAAAGGTGTTGGTGTCCGTGTTAGGCACAGAGTTAAATAG
- a CDS encoding metal-sulfur cluster assembly factor, with protein sequence MSEELVEKLRTALSSVADPHMGVSIVEMGLVTGIEVDEEAKTAKITITPTNPGCMSAANMAMQARTAAEGLDEIDKAEIIVEGHMMADAICDMVNK encoded by the coding sequence ATGTCAGAAGAACTAGTAGAAAAATTAAGAACAGCACTTTCATCAGTGGCAGATCCCCACATGGGAGTCAGCATTGTTGAAATGGGACTTGTAACCGGAATTGAAGTTGATGAAGAAGCAAAAACAGCTAAGATTACAATTACACCTACTAACCCAGGATGCATGAGCGCAGCAAATATGGCCATGCAGGCAAGAACCGCTGCAGAAGGTCTTGATGAAATAGATAAGGCAGAAATTATTGTCGAAGGACACATGATGGCTGATGCAATCTGCGACATGGTAAACAAATAA
- a CDS encoding glutamate synthase-related protein, with protein sequence MVQDSEEKLINIKNTPENRDKCHCKVCPSYPYKCSGESLYCSKGPSKCDIDPEVCICNTCPIFFEYKLKGIYFCNKDMVGESRSFMRKKKINENDSIYQTIVDIKDSSAMDKSVIGSMGSLKELPFSLEDLFFVPAQVKHIPLNLEDHVNTEISIGVEATKPLKIKSPIMISGLSFGAVSRITRLVISGTASKLKIGFNSGEGGVLTEEIEDSMGNIIVQYSTGRFGVDEKILKNAGAIEIRFGQGAYPGKGSYLPAEKITAEIAEKRGLEKGEASYSPAHHPDILNPDDLKNKVSWLKKISSGVPVGAKIGCGNVEEDVKILVESRVDFIALDGFGGGTGATDKYVRDNVGIPIFIAIPRAFKLLKDLGVKKSVSLIAGGRLLSSADFAKCLALGADAVYIGTAALIAINCEQYRICNTGRCPTGITTQNPQLIKQVDHEESVKKLSNFIGISTKEIANLTRIVGKNDVSKLDKEDIVSINRDLARASGVKWVNGEYL encoded by the coding sequence ATGGTTCAGGATTCTGAAGAAAAATTAATCAACATTAAAAACACCCCTGAAAATCGTGATAAATGCCATTGTAAGGTGTGTCCAAGTTATCCCTATAAATGTAGTGGAGAGTCTCTTTACTGTAGTAAAGGACCCAGTAAATGTGATATTGATCCCGAAGTCTGTATATGCAATACCTGTCCAATTTTCTTTGAATATAAACTGAAGGGTATTTACTTCTGTAACAAGGATATGGTTGGTGAAAGCAGAAGTTTCATGCGTAAAAAGAAAATAAATGAAAATGATTCAATATACCAGACAATTGTGGATATTAAAGATTCCAGTGCCATGGATAAGAGTGTTATAGGATCTATGGGTTCCCTTAAGGAATTGCCATTCTCACTTGAAGATCTTTTCTTTGTGCCTGCACAAGTAAAGCATATTCCACTAAATCTGGAGGATCATGTTAATACTGAAATTTCTATTGGTGTTGAAGCAACTAAACCATTGAAGATAAAAAGCCCTATTATGATTTCTGGTCTTAGCTTTGGTGCAGTATCTAGAATAACCAGGTTAGTAATATCAGGAACCGCTTCAAAATTGAAAATTGGGTTTAATTCAGGAGAAGGAGGAGTTTTGACCGAAGAAATTGAAGATAGTATGGGAAATATTATTGTACAATATTCGACAGGACGCTTTGGTGTAGATGAAAAAATACTGAAAAATGCAGGTGCAATTGAAATAAGATTTGGACAAGGTGCATATCCTGGTAAAGGCAGTTACCTGCCAGCTGAAAAGATAACAGCAGAAATTGCAGAGAAGAGAGGTCTTGAAAAAGGTGAAGCATCCTACTCCCCCGCCCACCATCCAGACATTCTTAATCCTGATGATCTTAAAAATAAAGTATCTTGGCTTAAAAAAATCAGTTCAGGAGTACCAGTAGGGGCTAAAATTGGTTGCGGGAATGTAGAAGAAGATGTTAAAATATTAGTGGAATCCAGAGTTGATTTTATAGCTTTAGACGGTTTTGGTGGAGGAACAGGGGCCACAGATAAATATGTAAGGGATAATGTAGGAATCCCCATATTCATTGCCATCCCCAGAGCATTTAAACTGCTTAAAGACCTTGGAGTGAAGAAGAGTGTTTCACTAATTGCAGGAGGAAGGTTGCTTAGTTCAGCAGACTTTGCTAAATGTCTTGCATTAGGTGCTGATGCTGTTTATATTGGAACAGCTGCTTTAATAGCAATTAACTGTGAACAGTATCGTATCTGTAATACAGGAAGATGTCCAACTGGAATTACAACCCAAAATCCACAGCTTATTAAACAAGTTGATCATGAAGAAAGTGTTAAAAAACTAAGCAATTTCATTGGAATATCAACCAAAGAAATTGCCAACTTAACAAGGATTGTTGGTAAAAATGATGTGTCCAAGCTGGATAAAGAAGACATTGTCAGTATCAACAGAGATCTTGCAAGGGCAAGTGGGGTAAAATGGGTTAATGGTGAGTACTTGTAA
- a CDS encoding adenylate kinase, with translation MIHWNIAAIVGVPGVGKTSLCISAAGVLGYRYVNYGELMLDVAKSRNLATNRDEMFNLSIEVQEYLWKTAAIKIKDMQVSSNKILVDLHGVDRSNIGYIISLPIGIISPDIIIVVESSYENIIQRRKSDKFRERKLDNLESITEYMNILRMSMVAYSVIYGSHLTLLENDDFEKCLNELIKVLSESY, from the coding sequence ATGATCCATTGGAACATCGCAGCCATTGTTGGTGTTCCCGGTGTTGGTAAAACATCACTCTGCATAAGCGCAGCAGGGGTTCTTGGATATAGATATGTGAACTATGGAGAGTTAATGCTGGATGTGGCCAAGTCTCGAAATCTTGCTACAAACCGGGATGAAATGTTCAATCTGAGTATTGAAGTCCAAGAATACCTCTGGAAAACTGCAGCAATCAAAATTAAGGACATGCAAGTATCTTCCAATAAGATACTTGTTGATCTCCATGGTGTGGACCGATCTAATATTGGTTATATCATATCTCTTCCAATTGGAATAATTTCTCCAGATATAATAATTGTAGTTGAATCATCTTACGAGAATATCATTCAAAGACGAAAATCTGATAAATTTAGAGAGCGTAAATTGGATAATTTGGAAAGCATCACTGAATATATGAATATACTAAGAATGTCTATGGTAGCATATTCAGTAATCTACGGATCTCACTTAACTTTACTTGAAAATGATGATTTCGAAAAATGTTTGAATGAACTGATTAAAGTTCTCAGTGAATCTTATTAA